GAAAGGACTGGCGGAACTGGAATACTCCTTCAAGAAAAAGAAAGAATATGCCAATGAATTTCCCATTCATTCGTTGAAATTGCGTTACGAATCAGATGTCAACCAATACGGGCAAAATTATCTTTATACAAGCAAGGACAACGTATTTCTCGCCTTGAAACGTGAGAAAGACGACCGTATCGGCTATTTCCAACAAGCGGAAATGACCTATACCAATGAATTTTACTCCGGTTTTTCTTTCCAACTGACAGCGCGTAGGCGGACGGACGAATCCTCTTACCTGATTCCCTTTCTGCTGAAGCAAGGCAATACCTTCACTCCGGTAAAAGATTTTTCTACCAGTGCGGCAGAACTGAAACTGCGTTACGCTCCGAACGAGAAGTTCTTCCAGACCCAATGGAACCGTTTCCCCGTATCCCTGGATGCTCCCGTGTTTACCTTGTCGCATACCATCGCCGGGAAGGGAATCCTGGGCAGCGACTATACATACAACCATACCGAAGCCGGCGTACAAAAACGTTTTTGGTTCTCCGCTTTCGGTTATACGGATGTGATATTGAAAGCAGGGAAAGTGTGGGATAAAGTACCGTTCCCGTTGCTTATCATGCCCAATGCCAATCTTTCCTATACCATCCAGCCGGAATCTTACTCATTGATGAACGCGATGGAGTTTATGAACGATGAATATTTCTCATGGGATGTCACCTATTTTCTCAACGGGTGGTTGTTCAATCGTGTTCCGTTGTTGAAAAAACTGAAATGGCGTGAAATAGTTTCCTGTCGTGGGCTGTACGGACATTTGAGTGACAAGAACAATCCTGCATTCAGTGATGATTTGTTCGCTTTTCCGATTGCGGATACCCGTACAATGGGAAAAACGCCTTACGTAGAAGCAGGAGTAGGTATTGAAAACATTTTTAAGGTGTTACGTTTGGACTACGTGTGGCGGCTTACTTACCGTGATTTTCCGGGAATTGACAAGTCCGGTTTGAGAATAAGTCTCCACATGACCTTTTAAAAGTTAAATCCTGCTAATTGCAATGTTTATATAGCAAACAAAGCTCGTATTAGTAATTAATTAATCTTATTTTTGCATCAATTTTAGTTTAATTTTAATAGAATAGAAATGAAACAAGAAATTAAACCTGCTACCGGACGTCTCGGTGTATTGGTAGTTGGAGTCGGTGGTGCAGTTGCCACCACAATGATTGTAGGTACACTAGCCTCTCGCAAGGGACTGGCAAAACCGATAGGATCTATTACCCAGTTAGCCACAATGCGCATGGAAAACAACGAAGAAAAACTCATCAAGGACGTTGTGCCTTTGACGGATTTGAACGACATTGTTTTCGGCGGATGGGACATTTTCCCGGACAACGCATACGAAGCTGCCATGTACGCTGAGGTTTTGAAAGAAAAAGACCTGAACGGAGTAAAAGACGAATTGGAAGCTATCAAACCGATGCCGGCTGCTTTCGACCACAATTGGGCAAAACGTCTGAACGGAACACATATCAAGAAAGCTGCTACACGCTGGGAAATGGTGGAACAACTTCGCCAGGACATCCGCGACTTCAAGGCTGCCAACAACTGCGAACGCATCGTTGTGCTTTGGGCTGCAAGTACTGAAATCTACATTCCATTGTCTGACGAACACATGTCACTCGCTGCTTTGGAAAAGGCAATGAAGGACAACAACACAGAAGTGATTTCTCCGAGTATGTGTTATGCATATGCTGCCATTGCAGAAGATGCTCCGTTCGTAATGGGTGCTCCTAACTTGTGTGTGGATACTCCTGCTATGTGGGAATTCTCCAAACAAAAACAAGTACCTATCTCAGGTAAAGACTTCAAGAGCGGTCAGACACTGATGAAAACCGTATTGGCTCCGATGTTCAAAACCCGTATGCTGGGTGTGAACGGTTGGTTCTCTACCAATATCCTCGGCAACCGTGACGGTGAAGTGCTCGACGATCCGGACAACTTCAAGACAAAAGAAGTCAGCAAACTGTCTGTTATCGACACTATCTTCGAACCGGAAAAATATCCAGATCTCTACGGAGACGTTTACCATAAAGTACGTATCAACTACTATCCGCCCCGTAAGGACAACAAAGAAGCGTGGGACAATATTGACATCTTCGGATGGATGGGTTATCCGATGGAAATCAAGGTGAACTTCCTTTGCCGCGACTCTATCCTTGCCGCTCCTATCGCACTCGACCTCGTATTGTTCAGTGACCTGGCAATGCGTGCAGGCATGTGTGGCATCCAGACTTGGTTGTCATTCTTCTGCAAGAGTCCGATGCATGATTTCGAGCACCAGCCGGAACATGACTTGTTCACTCAATGGAGAATGGTAAAACAGACGTTGCGTAACATGATCGGTGAAAAAGAACCTGATTATTTGGCTTAATTCGGGAAGATGTTCCTGAAAAATATATAAACTTTCCCCTTTTTCAGCAAGGGGAAAGTTTTGTTATTCTTATACATTCTATTGCAAATAATGAAAAGACCTTCCTTTCTACCTGTTTTTATAGGCACGGGCTTTGGCTCCGGTTTTTCTCCTTTTGCTCCCGGCACGGCTGGGGCGATATTGGCTTCTATCATTTGGATTGTACTCTATTTCCTGTTTCCCTTTACTACTGTTTTATGGATTACTGCCGTTTTGGTGATTGTATTTACATTCGCCGGCATTTGGGCTGCCGACAAGTTGGAGCCCTATTGGGGGGAGGATCCTTCGCGCGTGGTAGTGGACGAGATGGTGGGAGTGTGGATACCGTTGCTGGCTGTACCGAATGATGAGAACTGGTTTTGGTACGTCATCGCGGCTTTTGTCCTGTTCCGTGCATTTGATATTGCCAAACCGCTGGGCATCCGCAAGATGGAGAGCCTGAAAGGTGGAGTAGGGGTTATGATGGACGATATTTTGGCGGGAGTGTATAGTTTGATTTTGTTGGTGGGAGCGAGATGGGTGATTGGCTGAAAAAGATTGCGCGGATGATTTCTCAGAAAGGCGGCTTCTTCATGTTCTTGAGGGCGCAACTTTCTGCTCAGATGGCAACCATTGCAGACTTTCTCGTAACGATTCTTCTGGTAAGGCTGTTTGATGTCTACTATGTATATGCTACCTTGGCGGGTGCCATCTACGGGGGAATTGTCAATTGCATCATTAATTATAAATGGACATTTAAGTCGAAAGGCAAAAAAACGAATGTAGCTGCCAAGTTTGTCATTGTGTGGCTTTGCAGCGTTTGGCTGAACACATGGGGGACATATGCGCTGACGGAATCTTTGGCGAAGATTCCCTGGGTGCGGGATACGCTTAGTCTCTATTTCGGTGATTTTTTCATTATACCCAAAGTGGTGGTGGCGGTAATTGTCGCGCTGTTCTGGAATTATAATATGCAGCGTCTCTTTGTTTACCGGAATATAGATATAAGGAGCTTGTTCGGAAGAAGGCATTGAAGAATTTGAAATAAATAGAAGAATTAGATATAAACAGATTTAGACACATGAATTACAGAGATTATTTACAACAACTGATTTATAAGATTATCAATCCTTTGATACACGGGATGATTAAAATCGGAATCACTCCCAACTTCATCACCACTACCGGATTTATCCTGAATGTGGTAGCGGCGGGTATGTTCGTATATGCCGGAATCTATGGTGGAGAAAACGACCTTGCCATCATCGGATGGGCAGGCGGTGTGATTCTGTTTGCCGGACTGTTCGATATGATGGATGGACGTGTAGCCCGCTTGGGTAACATGAGTTCCAAATTCGGTGCGCTTTACGATTCGGTACTCGACCGTTACAGCGAACTGATGACTTTCTTCGGTATCTGCTACTACCTGTCAATGAAAGATTATTTCCTTTATGCACTTATTGCTTTCGTGGCGCTTATCGGCTCATTGATGGTAAGCTATGTCCGTGCACGTGCCGAGGGTTTGGGGATAGAATGTAAGGTAGGATTCATGCAACGCCCCGAACGCGTGGTGCTGACCAGCCTTGGTGCTCTGTTTTGTGGCATATTCAAGGACATCACCGCTTTCGAACCGATTCTGATATTAATCGTTCCTCTGGCTTTAGTCGCCGTACTGGCCAATATCACTGCCTTTGCACGTGTGAGACACTGTTACAAAGCGATGAAGGAATAATTATTCAATATGCCGATAAGTTGATATGCCAATTGGAAAATGACCGGCATATTCCTTAATTGGCACATAAACGTACTCTTATAATGATAAAGAACATTCAAAAGCCATCGAAGAGAGAAACCCTGACCGTTATAGTCATCATGGCTCTTTTTCTTCTGCTGACAGCTATTTTCATAGGGCTCCGCTCCGAACATCTGATGATAGCAGTGCTCTACCTCGTCCTATTCTTCTCCGGACTGCCTACCCGCAAACTGGCAGTAGCCCTGCTGCCTTTCGCCCTTTTCGGAATCTCGTATGACTGGATGCGTATCTGCCCCAACTACGAAGTGAATCCGATTGACGTGGCCGGACTCTATAATCTGGAGAAATCCCTCTTCGGCGTAATGGACAACGGCATCCTCGTCACTCCCTGCGAATACTTTGCCGCGCACAACTGGGCGATAGCCGACGTTTTTGCCGGAATCTTCTACCTCTGTTGGGTTCCCGTCCCCATCTTGTTCGGTCTTTGCCTGTACTTCAAGAAGGAGAGAAAAACGTACCTTCGCTTTGCCCTGGTATTTCTTTTCGTCAACTTAATCGGCTTCGCCGGTTATTATATCCACCCTGCCGCTCCCCCCTGGTACGCCATCAACTACGGCTTCGAACCGATACTGAACACCCCGGGCAATGTAGCGGGCTTGGGACGCTTTGACGCTTTCTTCGGAGTATCAATCTTTGATTCTATCTACGGACGCAATGCGAATGTCTTTGCCGCAGTACCTTCACTGCATGCAGCCTATATGGTCGTAGCCCTGGTATATGCCATCATCGGCAAATCTAGATGGTATGTCATTACCCTCTTCTCTATCATTATGGCAGGTATTTGGGGAACAGCCGTTTATTCCTGCCATCACTATATTATCGACGTATTGCTCGGCATCTCATGCGCATTGGCAGGCTGGCTGATATTCGAATATGTATTGATGAAAATCCCGGCATTCCGAAGATTCTTCGACAGATACTATACCTATATAAAGTAGTAGTATTTGCTATTATATTTTAGATATTCTATAATGGAAAATTCGGCAGTTGCGACTGCCGATGTGCAAACAAGTGTATAAGTGAAGAGCAGCTACCGTAATATATTCCTCGCCTTCGGCATCATCGCCGTCCTGATAATGATATTCACTTTTGATATGGATTATCAGGAGCTTTGGGTGAACTTGAAGCGTGCGGGAATATATTTGCCTTTGGTCTTATTGCTATGGCTATTCGTCTATCTTATTAATAGCATATCGTGGTATATCATCATCCGTAGCGGCGGCAAGACCGGTTTCTCATTTGCCCGGCTCTATAAATTCACCGTCACGGGTTTCGCGCTTAATTATGTGACTCCTGTCGGGCTGATGGGCGGTGAGCCGTATCGTATCATGGAGCTGAAACCTTACGTCGGCATAGAAAGAGCCACATCTTCCGTGATTCTCTATGTGATGATGCATATCTTTTCCCACTTCTGCTTTTGGCTAAGTTCTGTGCTACTCTACGTCTGCCTATATCCGGTAGGGTGGGTGATGGGCATTATCTTAGGAGCTATCACCCTATTCTGCCTGCTGATTGCCATCCTTTTTATAAAAGGTTATCGCCACGGAATGGCAATAGCCTGTGTCCGCATGGGTAGCCATATCCCTTTTTTGAAAAAGAAAGTGCTCCGCTTTGCCGAAACTCACCGGGAAAAACTTGAAAATATAGATACACAAATCGCCCTTCTTCATCAGCAAAAGAAACGTACCTTTTACGCAGCCCTCTTTCTCGAATATACAGCCCGCGTCGTTAGTTGCCTTGAAATATGGCTGATACTGAACGTATTGACAACGAACGTCAGTTTTGCCGACTGCTGCCTGATTGCCGCTTTCTCTTCTTTACTTGCCAACCTTTTATTCTTCCTGCCGATGCAGCTAGGCGGACGTGAAGGCGGATTCGCCCTCGCCGTAGGCGGTCTTTCTCTCTCCGGTGCTTACGGAGTCTATGCTGCATTGATTACCCGCGTGCGCGAAATGGTCTGGATTGTCATCGGGCTTGTCTTGATGAAGGTTGGTAATAAGAAGAAAAACTAGACAATATCTTGCGCCAATATTGAACAGGAAAAAAATAATTCATGTCGCTTTGTAAAAATAAGATAGTATGATTTGGATAGCTCACATGAATAGTTAACTTTGCAGTTACTAACATCTTAAAAATAAAAGCATGAGAAAACTAACTACCTTTTTGTTGCTCCTGGCAATGTTGATTCCAACAGCCGGAGCACAGTCTACGGACCTCTTTAAGAAGAAGAAAAAAAAGAAAAGTGCTACCGAAATGGCTGCAGACAAAGCTAAGGCCGACTCCATAGCCAAAGCCAAGAAATCCCCTTTCCAGCCTTACGCAAGTGTAATCACTAAAAAAGCCAAGACAATGAACGGCTTCTTCAAGGTGCACTGCATAGAAGGAAAATACTTCTTCGAGATACCCGATTCCTTGTTCGGACGCGACATATTGATTGTGAACCGTATTGTGAAAGCCCCGGTAGACAAGCAGAAACGCAAAGCCGGTTACCCCGGCGACCATATCAGTGACGAAGTAATCCGCTTCGAATTGGGACGTGACAACAAACTGTTTATCCGCCAAATCTCCTATCTGGAACATTCTACCGATACACTGGGAATGTATCAGGCAGTGCTGAACTCCAACGTCCAGCCTATCGTCGCCACCTTCCCCTTGAAAACAATGCGCAAAGACAGTCTGACGAAAAATTACGTAATCGAAATGACCGACTTTATCCGCAAGGACGGCGACATGTTCTCTTTCTCCAACTTTGCGAAAGACAATATCGGC
This portion of the Bacteroides acidifaciens genome encodes:
- a CDS encoding lysylphosphatidylglycerol synthase transmembrane domain-containing protein, coding for MKSSYRNIFLAFGIIAVLIMIFTFDMDYQELWVNLKRAGIYLPLVLLLWLFVYLINSISWYIIIRSGGKTGFSFARLYKFTVTGFALNYVTPVGLMGGEPYRIMELKPYVGIERATSSVILYVMMHIFSHFCFWLSSVLLYVCLYPVGWVMGIILGAITLFCLLIAILFIKGYRHGMAIACVRMGSHIPFLKKKVLRFAETHREKLENIDTQIALLHQQKKRTFYAALFLEYTARVVSCLEIWLILNVLTTNVSFADCCLIAAFSSLLANLLFFLPMQLGGREGGFALAVGGLSLSGAYGVYAALITRVREMVWIVIGLVLMKVGNKKKN
- a CDS encoding phosphatase PAP2 family protein; this encodes MIKNIQKPSKRETLTVIVIMALFLLLTAIFIGLRSEHLMIAVLYLVLFFSGLPTRKLAVALLPFALFGISYDWMRICPNYEVNPIDVAGLYNLEKSLFGVMDNGILVTPCEYFAAHNWAIADVFAGIFYLCWVPVPILFGLCLYFKKERKTYLRFALVFLFVNLIGFAGYYIHPAAPPWYAINYGFEPILNTPGNVAGLGRFDAFFGVSIFDSIYGRNANVFAAVPSLHAAYMVVALVYAIIGKSRWYVITLFSIIMAGIWGTAVYSCHHYIIDVLLGISCALAGWLIFEYVLMKIPAFRRFFDRYYTYIK
- a CDS encoding phosphatidylglycerophosphatase A, whose product is MKRPSFLPVFIGTGFGSGFSPFAPGTAGAILASIIWIVLYFLFPFTTVLWITAVLVIVFTFAGIWAADKLEPYWGEDPSRVVVDEMVGVWIPLLAVPNDENWFWYVIAAFVLFRAFDIAKPLGIRKMESLKGGVGVMMDDILAGVYSLILLVGARWVIG
- a CDS encoding CDP-alcohol phosphatidyltransferase family protein — encoded protein: MNYRDYLQQLIYKIINPLIHGMIKIGITPNFITTTGFILNVVAAGMFVYAGIYGGENDLAIIGWAGGVILFAGLFDMMDGRVARLGNMSSKFGALYDSVLDRYSELMTFFGICYYLSMKDYFLYALIAFVALIGSLMVSYVRARAEGLGIECKVGFMQRPERVVLTSLGALFCGIFKDITAFEPILILIVPLALVAVLANITAFARVRHCYKAMKE
- a CDS encoding inositol-3-phosphate synthase — translated: MKQEIKPATGRLGVLVVGVGGAVATTMIVGTLASRKGLAKPIGSITQLATMRMENNEEKLIKDVVPLTDLNDIVFGGWDIFPDNAYEAAMYAEVLKEKDLNGVKDELEAIKPMPAAFDHNWAKRLNGTHIKKAATRWEMVEQLRQDIRDFKAANNCERIVVLWAASTEIYIPLSDEHMSLAALEKAMKDNNTEVISPSMCYAYAAIAEDAPFVMGAPNLCVDTPAMWEFSKQKQVPISGKDFKSGQTLMKTVLAPMFKTRMLGVNGWFSTNILGNRDGEVLDDPDNFKTKEVSKLSVIDTIFEPEKYPDLYGDVYHKVRINYYPPRKDNKEAWDNIDIFGWMGYPMEIKVNFLCRDSILAAPIALDLVLFSDLAMRAGMCGIQTWLSFFCKSPMHDFEHQPEHDLFTQWRMVKQTLRNMIGEKEPDYLA
- a CDS encoding GtrA family protein, translated to MISQKGGFFMFLRAQLSAQMATIADFLVTILLVRLFDVYYVYATLAGAIYGGIVNCIINYKWTFKSKGKKTNVAAKFVIVWLCSVWLNTWGTYALTESLAKIPWVRDTLSLYFGDFFIIPKVVVAVIVALFWNYNMQRLFVYRNIDIRSLFGRRH